The following are from one region of the Nicotiana tabacum cultivar K326 chromosome 3, ASM71507v2, whole genome shotgun sequence genome:
- the LOC107779940 gene encoding adenylyl-sulfate kinase 3 has translation MYMLYIICHLISTYLLPPPPKTQTPSSTSIFLFLNLLPFCTYKINSIVRHKTVISLCLLIDNVSMTSAIGNGSLFYRTPSKFDGADTSSEKLGVLKLRACNFCKAKLLGLPPLRAMEASRTSHINGKAENVHQPGYNSNDQVTANDCPGFSGKSIPRISTNGNSTNIVWHKCSVEKSDREELLQQRGCVIWITGLSGSGKSTLACSLSRGLHARGKLTYILDGDNVRHGLNRDLSFGAEDRAENIRRIGEVSKLLADAGVICIASLISPYRKERDACRALLPEGDFIEVFMDVPLRVCEARDPKGLYKLARAGKIKGFTGIDDPYEPPLKSEIVLRQNQGLCDSPNDLADVVISYLDKNGYLKA, from the exons ATGTATATGCTATATATTATATGCCATCTCATCTCCACCTACCTCCTCCCTCCACCACCAAAAACTCAAACACCGTCATCaacttccatttttcttttcttaaatctCCTTCCCTTTTGTACATACAAAATCAATTCAATTGTTCGTCATAAAACCGTCATTTCTCTCTGTCTTCTAATTGATA ATGTTTCAATGACGAGTGCCATCGGAAATGGTTCGTTGTTTTATCGTACTCCGTCAAAATTTGATGGTGCTGACACCTCGTCTGAAAAGTTAGGAGTTCTAAAGCTTCGGGCATGTAATTTTTGCAAAGCTAAGTTATTGGGCTTACCGCCTTTAAGGGCAATGGAGGCTTCTAGAACTTCTCATATCAATGGAAAAGCCGAAAATGTTCATCAGCCAGGATACAATTCAAACGATCAAGTGACTGCAAATGATTGTCCTGGCTTTTCTG GTAAAAGTATACCTCGGATTTCTACAAACGGGAATTCAACGAACATTGTTTGGCACAAATGTTCTGTAGAGAAAAGTGACAGAGAGGAGTTGCTTCAGCAAAGGGGTTGTGTTATATGGATTACAGGTCTCAGTGGTTCAG GGAAGAGCACTTTGGCATGTTCTCTAAGTCGTGGCTTACATGCTAGAGGAAAACTCACCTACATCCTTGATGGTGATAATGTTCGCCATGGTCTGAATCGTGACCTTAGTTTTGGAGCTGAAGATCGAGCAGAAAATATAAGACGAATTG GAGAAGTGTCTAAGCTTTTGGCGGATGCTGGAGTTATTTGCATTGCCAGTTTGATATCTCCCTACAGAAAGGAGCGAGATGCCTGCCGTGCTTTACTACCTGAAGGGGATTTCATTGAG GTGTTCATGGATGTTCCTCTACGTGTATGTGAGGCAAGGGACCCTAAGGGATTGTATAAGCTTGCTCGAGCTGGAAAGATAAAAG GTTTTACTGGTATTGATGATCCATATGAGCCACCCCTGAAATCAGAG